CAGTTCCTCCGAATAGTTCAACTCCCGCTCCAGCTCCAAGAGTTTAGCCATAGTTTTCCAACCCCCTTTGAATTAAATCGTTTATTGTCAGTATAAATATTTCTCTTCATCGCCTATCACGCTCAGGATGATAAACACGACAGTGACCAACATCAAGCCTGAACCAAACAGCATGGCCAAGTATAAATAGACAATCGGGATCTGAATATAAGCCATGGTCAGTTTCCCTGTTCTCATCGCCGCCCCGATCATGCTGATGCTTCTCCAGCCAATCACGCCAATAAATATGCACGCCAATAAATATCCAACCACAGTCAGGACTTTCTTTACCTTAATATTCCAATTGGCA
The Peptococcaceae bacterium genome window above contains:
- a CDS encoding TRAP transporter small permease subunit, which encodes MKYPKLLSRINDNMAALAGALFFLVAIFQSLESILRYLFAKPPVWVVDVSRYILIWAVFLGSAYGFQEKGHVSVDFIQQIIANWNIKVKKVLTVVGYLLACIFIGVIGWRSISMIGAAMRTGKLTMAYIQIPIVYLYLAMLFGSGLMLVTVVFIILSVIGDEEKYLY